The window AatgacccaaagtaggaaatcctaaatCCCTCGttataaataagttgtgagcccaagtgaggctAAACCCAACAGTTTCATTTCCGGCGCGCACATTcagataaaaaaattaccaacgAATTTGTATCCAAGAGGAGTCTGGCAAAGGAGCAATTTCTTGGAAGATGGCAAGAGTTAGTGCAGAAAGTGCTGGATACATATTGTACTATAATGCTATATCAATTCAAGACCTCAGTAGTCAGTACACACTAATCTTATTATTTGAAAAGGCAAGAAAGGAATCACTGAAAAATGACAAACAGAAAAACAACGGTTTGCTTAATTTACAATATATCAGCGTATTTACAAATCTGAAAGTGGTAGAATAAATCAAATATGTTCTTGATAACGCTGGAATACATATTTAGCACATTATCTGTGTGTACCTTGTTTTTTCATTGAAGTTATTTACTTgtcaaagattaaaaaaaaaaaaaaaaaaaaaaatctgaatcaGTTTCGGCTTAATTGTGCTTTCTATTATCATTCATTTCATAAAACACTGGAAGAGAtcaagaaaatacaaaagaCTGAACTTTTTAGCAAAATCGACACTTATTTCAGATTTATACCGAAAAAGGCGATATTAACATAATTTCAATGCATTACTAAATTCCTCATTTAACAACTTGAATTAAATAGACAACACAACAAAACACATTTAAGTACACTATTATTCCTAAttcattgtttcttttttcccccaGTTTTTGCTAAGTGACATAAAGCAATcatatttctattaaaaacgAAATAATTACTAATTACTAAACCAATTAAGCAATAAATCGAAACAATTTGTCAATTCTCTCATTCACCGTTACCATTAATTAAATACACTTCATAACACACTAATATacctaattagttttttttttttttttttttttttttcagttttatctaagtaatcaatAACCACTTAACCAAATTAAGCATTAAATCGAAGAagaattaagagagagagagagagagaaagagttttaCATTTTCATGATCCATATGACGAAGCAGCTTGATCTCACGTAGAGTTCTCTTCGCATCGATCTTGTTATCGAACGCATTCGCAATCTTCTTCAACGCCACGTGCTCATTCGTCTCCGAATTCAAGGCCGAGCTGAACCAAAAATTCTCCGattcagaaaaacaaaaaaaacgaAATTGAAGAAATccaacaaagagagagaaatagagaccAAACGATGCCGTAAGCGCCTTTGCCGATCGGCAGAATGGGAGGCTTATACTTGGCGGTGACTTCGAAGATGTTACCGAAGATATTGTACTGAATACACCTCCCTCCGTGACTCAATGTCGCCGATATGTTCTCCGTCGTCGTCGCCGTCGCCGTCGCCGACATCGGCATCATCGAGTTCTGAGACTCCGTCATCACGGCGTCTCCTCCGCCAGGATGACTTGGCACACCACCGCCGCCGTCCACTGCTCCTCCGCCGTCCACTGCTCCTCCGCCGTCCATTTTTTCTGATCTGATTGATTATGATAATGAttgtcgttttttttttctctctctctctttcaaaagctcttctttctttctactcattgtaaatttgttgtaaagtagcaaaaaaaaaaaacaaaaccaatataaagtataaaggaaaatgaaatgaaatgaaatgaaatgattgttgttgtgtttgtgtttgtgtgtgagtGAATGTATGGTATGTTTTCTCCTTTTTAGGTTGGTTAATTTTGTTGATATATGAGAGCGAATGCAATGTGTGAcgtgtattttttgttttttttttttggattttttagtaaaatacccaaaaaaaaaaaactaatttaatctAACTAATATATTGTATTTAATCAAATTCTGTTTTTACAACAACTGtgagtttgtttttgtttttgttgtttcctGATTGATTCAATTTAATTCTGTTTCCAATATTCAAaacaacaattatttttgttgttttcataataaaaaaaaggggtttggAGATGTGTAAGTGTACGTGTGtaactcaaaaaataattttttgaaaatgaaaaactgaaatttttttaataatagaaaattcaaaaacttttttttttctttagaaaattacaatttacttttattttagataaagTGTTTCTCCGAATCAAGTTGGAGGAACCTTCTTTAATCCATTACTTAGTGATTTATAAGATCATGTATGTGAATTAAAGCACAtgcttaattttaaataatttaagacaagtcataataataaattagtaattataattgattattaaaagaattaattataattaatgaagTATTAAAGACCCATTGGCTCAACTCCAAGAGAAGGATGTACTTTTTAGTGCATGGAATAAAAATTCAATGACTAATTAggtattttaattgaaaaattaattatttgtttaatcTGAAGGTTAATATGAACATAAAATGACTCAAGAGGGATGATAAACTTGTAATTAGTTGATGACTAACTTAAAATTAGTGCATATACAAAAATGTGCAATTAAAAATAAccacaattatatttataatgttTCTATGTAATAGGTAAGGAACTAAACACATTTATAGTATTATATAGaagtataataaatttaaatttagcccaagtttatatttttataattttagatGCATGAATTTACATGTAAATgtaattgacaatatatctagaAAGACACTTGATATGAAATTGGAGTACATTTAAAATCTAACATTAGTATATTgtataattaaataaacatagacacaattctcaaaaaaaaaaaaaaaaaaaaaaaaaaaacacttagacaCATTATTAGAGGAGTAATGCTAcagccacaaactattttataacactTCTACAAACTATTAATTTGACTagctttttattggtttttatctacgtctaccattaatatcactttttcatttaccaataactaCTCACCatacatcagcagtttgtaaaaaatttgtatctctaaTATTACTCTTATTAAAGTACAATTAGAATCTTAATTTGGATTATTAATTGAGTTTCCATTTTAATATACTAATAAGTTTAGTAATACAACTTACTCTCACATATTCTATTGATAGATTATGAGTGGTGGAAATAAAAGTAGTGTTAGTGGTATGTTCATGTGAAAGTAATTGTCTACCACTTACAAATTACCACCttaataagttgtgaaaaaaattgtgtccTAGATAgagttataatatattataggtTAAAATGTAAACTGCACCCTCTAAGtttaattgaaattcatttcagtcatcttactttacttttattcaattgagtactctaagtttcaaatttattcaattaagatattatgttgaatttgttaaaaattttccttaaaaaattatttttagatgaaaaaaaaaattatagatttttatgtaagaattttttttaaaatatataatttattagttaattgcatatttaacaaatttttttttatataaaattggaCAAAAACCTGAATTAAATAACTTTGAAATTTagagaatttaattaaataagtgtaaagttaaaggactaaaataaattttagtcaaatttagaGGATGCATTTTACATTTTAggctatatattatatatgattagTAAATTCATTCAACTATTTAGGATCCTAAATATTAAGAATGAATTAAGATTGAATTCCtcttgttaatttaattaaattaatgatgATTATAAAGTCTAGCAAAATTATAAGGTATGGGAAGTCGGTCAGCATTCCAAGAAATGATTCAAATGATAAAGAAGATACGGTGATAAAAATGGGTTAATAAATGCAGGGTATGTCCTTTAGAACTTTCTGTGTTGTAAAGTCAAACATTTGTTGATACATTGTCAAAGGTTAGGTGAAAATAATCAATGTAAATTGTCACGTACATCGGTACATGTCAATGCCTAGGTTTTATTTTACGTTATTTTTATTGTCTCATGAGGAAATTTGGAAAGTACTATTAGGTGAAGAACTTTCCTGTGGTACTTCAAATGGAAACGTGTTTGTGACTTCCCTTCttgtataatatattaaatttccCACAAAAACAAAGTTCGTAACATGAAttctatcccttttttttttatttaaaaaaaaaaaaaagcacaggAACCAAAGGAGCCAAATGtcctttaaaattttcttattagaAGGAAAATATGTTTAATTTGCACACATACCAAATCGTTGgataagagatttgaaattcTATTCTTGCTTACACCAAACATTAATTGGTGTCCTGATTTAATGGTAAATGATAAATGAGTAATCATTAGAAGTaaatgtcataaattgaaactttacatctaaaataaaaaattaaaaaaaatcagcagttaaaaaaatgttgtgtgaTTGGGTTTTGCTTAAAAACTAGCTTTAAGTTTTTTTGTAACATATTTAAAGCCGAACATGCAAGAGTCTGCATGTTTAATTCCAATTTATTTACTTGAGAAGCATCTTGTTGCATTTGGTCATTCTGACATTATCTCATCTTGCGATTACTCCCAATAGGAGATTGGCAGTGATATTGCGTATGTTGTTGTTCTGTCATTTTCTTATCTGTGTATGTATTGAATGGACAGAATGCATAAAGAGTGAAagaaattatatgttttttttttaaatgtttttagaATGTAAATAGGGCTTAAAgccaagtaattttttttagattatatCTAGAAACTAGAAACAAAGTTATGTAATTTTGCTTTTTATATTCTAATAAGATGTGAATTTTTGAACCACCGAGCAGTGTGGTTTAGTGGTCTTTGGGAGATGTACAAGATGCACTGAGCTATGGTCACACTTAGGTAGAATTGTCATGCTGGTCGCCTTCTACCcattttttgttcattaaaaaacaaaaagacgtGAATTTTTTATAATCCAATTAATAAAGGaatgtattatttttcttatttttcccattttattaaaataagtgGCCACcttatgtaaaaaaatttaggggaaCAAACATCATTAGTCGAATCAAATCTTCATTTTTGAGAGACAATTAAGGGTTGAACCCATGATCGATGTCCATGAAGTATAATCCATGCCACCTCAAAATTAGCACTCCTGTTCTATATGAAGTTATCTGATCATATGAAATTCTTCCTTGACACTTACTAGGTTTGCTTCTATTTTGGAAGCATGCTTGCTCTCAATTATTGTTCCTTTACATTTAATAGATTTGCTTCTATTAGCATGCTTGCTTACACTGTATTGGAATCTTGtccctatttgtttgtttgttttgttttttggaacATCCATCTTACAAGTGTCTATTGTCATTCTAAAGGAATTATTTCACTCCATTGTCATCTTTTTGGACCCAATTATGAGTGTTAGTATTGTTGGTAGAGGAGAGAAACTACATACTTAAGCTTGGGGGCCATGGCTCCCCCAAACTTTTCAAGAATTAGAATTTCACCCTTAAATTTATCTAAcattttcaacaacaaaaaataaatgattggGCCCAGCCAAACtcttcatatttttcataagaactttttaaattagttcgatttttatatttgttattactTTGAACACCTTATTCTTAAAATGTTAGTTCTGCCTTGGTAGATATAATTTATGTTGCCACCAATTACCAAGGACCAGTATGCTTACTCCCATCTTTCCGTCCCTTGGGGGACTCCtgataaaatttgaattttgaactatAGATATGCCTATGCTACTAAGCTGTATTGTAACATTTTGTACATGTAATATGCAGGCATCTTATCCTGAGCTCCTAAGTATGAATTGAGGAAGTTCTTGTCAACAAAATACATGTTCCATAGTTCAAATTTTCTCTATGGTAGTCAAAGAAACAATTATCAGATTGTATTGAACTTGGCacttgataaaaaattaaaaagcaaagATAGGAGTGAAAACTGGGTTGGGTTGTAACTTGTACAACTCATTGCTAAGACCAAttctttcttctcattttttttttttttttttgagaaaaaatctttcttctCTTGTCGAAATTCTTAGTCTGGCCTATTATCTAGTTTGGTCCATGGTACATGCTTATATGCCTTATAGGTCCATGAGGAGAGGCGATTGCAGCCTCATCTGCATAAAGCTAGGCTCAATCACCCCTTGTTCATTTAGAATCAGGCTCCTCATTTGGCACACACTGTGTGTTGGATGCACATGCACCATAGTCCAGCCCATAAAGAATAAAAGCCGAATTGATGAAGACTCCTATATCAAGTTGAAATAAGAAAACATGGTGAGTATGTACTTTGTGTGTTCCTGGGAGCCCAGCTGCATCTAATCACTACTCTCTAATGAGTTTGTGATAGGCTTCAATAGCAAGGAGTCCTAATTCCTTGCTAAGTACTGTACGTGGTGTACCAAGATTCCTACTCCTAATTGAATTAAGAGTGTGAGGGCATGCTTTTATATGAAATTGCTAAAAAAGATGAACACACAAGTGAATTGAGAGAGCAGCCAAGAGGAAGCTgctcaaaaaaagaagacagcCAAGAGAGAGATAGCTGTGAGTGGAGAAGAATATAGAAAGAAGAGTGCAAAGTGTTGCTGCCTTTGAGAGAGATAATTTGTGTGTttgagagcaaagaaaaacaagagagattttttctttagctgtaagacatatataagaattattgtaattgatttgataatagtgaaattattcgaaATTTGTTCAATgatttttcccttcaaagagaaagggttttccacataaatatttgtttttttgtgtgtgattgtTATTTCGGATTGCTAATATTGTTGATAATGTTATTTGGGActcaacaagtggtatcagagccaggttaGAGTGGAAGTGATGGCTGGAGTAGAAGGCAAGGCTTCAGGAATTGAGAAGTTTAATGGAACAGACTTCAGGTATTGGAGGATGCtgattgaagattatctctatgggaaGAAATTGCATCTACCTTTTTTGGGGATGAAACCTGAAACTATGAAGGATGAAGACTGGAACCTTCTTAATAGATAGGTACAGGGAGTTATTCGATTAATTCTATCAAGATcagttgcacacaatgttgtgaAAGAAAAGACCATAGTGGatttgatgaaggctttgtctagcatgtatgaaaagccgttgGCTAACAACAAGGTGTATCTGATGAAAAAGTTATTTAATCTGAAGAAGGTAGAAGGCACTCTTGTAGTGCACCATCTGAATGAGTTCAAtacaatcacaaatcaattatCCACGGTGGAAATTGAATTTGATGATGAGGTTCGTGCATTGAttcttttggcttctttacCAAACAGTTGGGAAGTTATGAGAATGGCAGTGAGTAATTCTGCAGGGAAAAACAAACTCAAATATAATGATATTTGAGATTTGATTTTAAGTGAAGAGGTGTTAAAGGAAGCATGAaactcaaaaattgaaaatagaagaagaagactcaTAACGGCTAGTGTTATGTCTAACGGCTCTTAGACTAAAACGTTGTCGTTTTGTGTCTTAGTTAAAGAAAGTAACTAAGTTAAG of the Quercus robur chromosome 10, dhQueRobu3.1, whole genome shotgun sequence genome contains:
- the LOC126702022 gene encoding mitogen-activated protein kinase homolog NTF4-like isoform X2 — its product is MMPMSATATATTTENISATLSHGGRCIQYNIFGNIFEVTAKYKPPILPIGKGAYGIVCSALNSETNEHVALKKIANAFDNKIDAKRTLREIKLLRHMDHEN
- the LOC126702022 gene encoding mitogen-activated protein kinase homolog NTF4-like isoform X1, which codes for MMPMSATATATTTENISATLSHGGRCIQYNIFGNIFEVTAKYKPPILPIGKGAYGIVCSALNSETNEHVALKKIANAFDNKIDAKRTLREIKLLRHMDHENHYSTICIQHFLH